The following are encoded together in the Novipirellula artificiosorum genome:
- a CDS encoding NRDE family protein: MCLLAVQYRLVPESPILVAANREEYYSRSSLSPSIQSGKPRVLCGIDQKAGGTWLGVNQNGVFVGLCNRATTMPLFGQRSRGLLAMDLLRCTSANKALDKAHAEFAKTRYEGCNILIADAANGYAIHADERQEVVELRDGLNIIGARNLNDPEDQRVRMARRLLTLQTLDSPVKFLAVASKVFARAPVGPGRPSMVVRNHDYGTVCSTLIALGVKPRDAIYQFSSGAPDEAKYEDYSPMLRDILSRGLREARTKAKAS; the protein is encoded by the coding sequence ATGTGCTTATTGGCCGTTCAGTATCGCTTGGTGCCTGAAAGTCCTATTTTGGTTGCTGCCAATCGCGAAGAATACTACAGCCGCTCAAGTCTGTCGCCCTCCATCCAATCTGGCAAGCCCCGGGTGTTGTGTGGTATCGATCAAAAAGCAGGCGGAACCTGGCTGGGCGTCAACCAGAACGGGGTTTTTGTCGGCTTGTGTAACCGAGCGACGACGATGCCGCTTTTTGGCCAACGTTCTCGCGGATTGCTCGCAATGGACTTGCTGCGATGCACCTCGGCGAACAAAGCACTCGACAAGGCACATGCTGAATTTGCAAAAACGCGGTATGAAGGATGCAACATCCTGATCGCAGATGCTGCGAACGGCTATGCGATCCACGCGGACGAACGTCAAGAAGTGGTCGAACTTCGTGATGGGCTCAATATCATTGGGGCTCGCAACTTAAACGATCCCGAGGATCAGCGGGTTCGGATGGCACGGCGGTTGTTGACCCTTCAAACCCTGGATTCGCCTGTTAAGTTCTTGGCGGTTGCTAGCAAGGTATTCGCACGGGCGCCGGTCGGTCCAGGGCGTCCGAGCATGGTGGTGCGCAACCACGATTACGGCACGGTTTGTAGCACGCTGATCGCTCTAGGTGTAAAGCCTCGCGATGCGATCTATCAATTCAGCAGCGGAGCGCCGGACGAAGCGAAGTACGAGGATTACTCTCCTATGCTTCGCGATATTCTAAGTCGGGGCCTCCGTGAAGCCCGAACCAAGGCCAAAGCCAGCTAG
- a CDS encoding ferritin, producing the protein MNKEIEAAFNDHLNAELYSSYLYLSMSNYFADQNLEGMSNWMTIQADEERLHGMKFVDFINERSGRVILQQIDAPKIEWACPLEAFQDSYDHECLISRKINALVDLAVKHSDHAAIAFLQWFVTEQVEEEAAAISIVEKLKKIGDQPMGLFMIDEQLSGRTLEAPEAT; encoded by the coding sequence ATGAACAAAGAAATCGAAGCTGCATTCAACGATCATTTGAACGCAGAACTCTATTCGTCTTACCTTTACCTATCGATGAGCAACTATTTTGCGGATCAGAACCTAGAGGGTATGTCGAACTGGATGACGATTCAGGCCGACGAAGAACGCTTGCATGGCATGAAGTTCGTGGACTTCATCAATGAGCGAAGTGGCCGGGTCATTTTGCAACAAATCGATGCACCGAAGATTGAGTGGGCATGCCCGCTGGAGGCTTTTCAGGATTCTTATGACCATGAATGTCTGATCAGTCGCAAGATCAACGCATTGGTCGACTTGGCAGTCAAACACAGCGACCACGCCGCCATCGCCTTTCTACAGTGGTTCGTGACCGAGCAGGTTGAAGAAGAAGCCGCTGCTATCTCGATCGTTGAGAAGCTGAAAAAGATTGGCGACCAGCCGATGGGGTTGTTTATGATCGACGAACAATTGAGCGGCCGAACCCTCGAGGCTCCCGAAGCAACCTAG
- a CDS encoding mechanosensitive ion channel domain-containing protein, producing MLHRNNLHCRLTRCGGRLTSASIVSLARLLAAVLLVALVFGMVDSNRSVAQNAFESRSYPTRVYPSSQSATSQPAVSYAPDYRPSTTYPSPPRQAVTQPAYYPIERSRDATYPPRDRVSEVGSGDDRRFTQVATLADPRGDWTTTTAIGEAPPSPYRSTQIAAARQNAAYLRKMAQSTSPVAAKFATENADFADQWAELAETYQQLAIRIDETDATRVTTARDYEDVQSKLRLYGLTPTVGLLLQHKKEQLDQWQAHHSSSLFASQELAESRQHQLELEMVPYDGSDAIGQANEILVNAAVDSTLANTTSLVTQLQDLLRQRAYWLGLLTQGYSDYRLKLGELDSATTAFTSLSNDYRKLIDRHVTWIRSDDPLSLRDVRHLKGGMSALFHSDRSSDFGYSIQRNWKSDPLSGIGLIALIITIGLARWRCKSWLVGIGNRKTLRDTTTNLRKVAAGLLTVSVATALPGMLYAIARWLGNGVVSESTLHASSSLYAASLVTLLVELPRQLLRNHGFIDKHVDIELPRRTNAVRYMTVIGFGLALAAYLITLSGLIDHGMWRASVSRFGFLAAMLLVVWTAHLSLRPSGGFLEPLVAKLGGRVIYRIRLVIYLVGIGFPFALMTLSALGYTFTANELVNRAIITLASVGIALTLWEPVKILSSSAWQLLTGSQPIRQFDEYGEIQSESVSGTLAEHSLELKHHLAFLCQCTLVVGAMVCFGWLWIDVFPNVRMGNPVVWTVQDTVMVSAVDATGHSITRSVVETTPITAMHLLLAAATLFVAFQLAKLLPAMFDALVLQRVSFDEGMEHFTLVLGRCLLFGVGCLVACKWIGIQWKSIEWLAVGLTVGLGFGLQDMVRNLFGGFIVLFEKPARLGDLITVGKVTGRVASQKFRTTVLSDENGREVIVPNKNFVNEDVVHWMGAGRLNVIPIEVAINRSVRPADICRTLQELVIEQPDVLLTPSPHATLVCVGKRSQRIEVRAWIEEGQDPSRFRDALLRLVKDFLREKELLVANQPSQPAMEEKTSGLYPSKHQTVRRRSA from the coding sequence ATGCTACATCGAAACAACCTCCATTGCAGACTTACCCGTTGTGGTGGTCGTTTGACGTCCGCCTCGATCGTTTCTCTCGCTCGGTTGCTTGCGGCCGTGCTTCTTGTGGCCTTGGTTTTCGGCATGGTCGACTCGAATCGATCTGTGGCCCAAAACGCCTTTGAATCGCGATCGTATCCCACGAGGGTCTATCCCTCCTCCCAATCCGCGACGTCGCAACCCGCCGTTTCCTACGCGCCGGATTACCGCCCCTCTACCACCTACCCATCTCCCCCCCGCCAGGCGGTAACGCAACCGGCGTACTATCCGATCGAACGATCTCGAGATGCAACCTACCCTCCACGTGATCGCGTCAGCGAAGTCGGTTCAGGTGACGACCGTCGGTTCACGCAAGTTGCAACCCTCGCCGATCCTCGCGGGGATTGGACAACGACCACAGCGATAGGCGAGGCCCCACCCTCACCCTATCGTTCGACACAGATTGCTGCGGCTCGTCAAAATGCGGCCTACCTGCGGAAGATGGCCCAATCCACTTCACCGGTCGCCGCCAAATTCGCTACCGAGAACGCGGACTTTGCGGACCAATGGGCAGAACTTGCGGAGACCTATCAGCAACTCGCGATTCGTATTGACGAAACCGATGCAACCCGAGTCACCACCGCTCGCGACTATGAAGACGTCCAGTCCAAACTGCGTCTCTATGGCCTGACTCCAACCGTGGGACTGCTGCTGCAACACAAAAAGGAGCAGCTCGATCAATGGCAAGCCCACCATTCTTCGTCGCTTTTTGCTAGCCAAGAGCTTGCCGAGTCGCGTCAGCATCAATTGGAACTCGAAATGGTTCCATACGACGGATCGGACGCCATTGGCCAAGCCAACGAAATCCTCGTGAATGCGGCAGTCGACTCCACCCTGGCGAATACGACTTCGCTGGTGACACAGCTTCAGGATCTGCTTCGCCAGCGCGCGTACTGGCTAGGCTTGCTGACTCAGGGGTACAGCGACTATCGACTCAAGCTAGGAGAGCTGGATTCGGCAACCACCGCGTTTACAAGTCTGTCGAACGACTATCGAAAACTGATCGATCGCCATGTTACATGGATCCGCAGCGATGACCCGTTGAGCCTACGAGATGTACGCCATTTAAAAGGAGGTATGTCTGCCCTCTTTCATTCCGATCGCAGCTCAGACTTTGGCTACTCGATCCAACGCAACTGGAAGTCGGATCCGCTCAGCGGAATCGGTTTGATCGCCCTCATCATCACCATTGGGCTAGCGCGGTGGCGATGCAAATCATGGCTGGTCGGTATTGGAAATCGGAAGACCTTGCGAGACACCACGACGAACCTGCGCAAGGTGGCCGCAGGTCTATTGACCGTATCGGTCGCCACGGCGCTACCAGGCATGCTGTATGCGATCGCAAGGTGGTTGGGAAACGGTGTTGTTTCCGAGTCGACCCTACATGCTTCAAGCAGTCTCTATGCGGCCAGCCTCGTCACCCTCTTGGTTGAATTGCCCCGGCAACTCCTGCGTAACCACGGTTTCATCGACAAGCACGTCGACATTGAATTGCCACGCCGCACCAACGCGGTACGGTACATGACGGTGATTGGTTTTGGCTTGGCTTTAGCTGCCTACCTGATCACGCTATCGGGCTTGATCGACCATGGGATGTGGCGAGCGTCGGTATCCCGTTTTGGCTTCCTCGCTGCCATGCTGCTGGTCGTGTGGACCGCTCACCTTTCGCTACGACCTTCCGGTGGTTTCTTGGAACCCCTGGTTGCCAAGCTTGGTGGACGTGTGATCTATCGTATCCGGTTGGTGATCTACTTGGTGGGGATTGGTTTTCCATTCGCGTTGATGACCCTCTCCGCACTGGGCTACACCTTCACGGCCAACGAACTCGTGAATCGGGCGATCATCACGCTTGCGAGCGTAGGGATCGCCTTGACATTGTGGGAGCCCGTCAAGATTCTGTCCTCGTCCGCTTGGCAGCTGCTGACCGGATCACAACCCATTCGGCAGTTCGATGAATACGGGGAGATTCAATCCGAATCGGTATCGGGCACACTTGCCGAACACTCCTTAGAGCTCAAGCATCACTTAGCGTTTCTCTGCCAATGTACGCTCGTGGTCGGTGCGATGGTCTGTTTTGGTTGGCTGTGGATCGATGTCTTTCCGAACGTCCGCATGGGCAACCCCGTCGTTTGGACGGTTCAGGACACGGTCATGGTGTCTGCGGTTGACGCAACCGGACATTCGATCACACGTAGCGTAGTGGAAACCACACCGATCACGGCAATGCATCTGCTGCTGGCGGCAGCGACCCTGTTTGTAGCGTTCCAACTCGCCAAGCTGTTGCCGGCGATGTTTGACGCATTGGTCTTACAACGAGTTTCCTTTGACGAGGGAATGGAGCACTTTACGCTTGTGCTCGGACGCTGTCTGTTGTTCGGCGTAGGATGTTTGGTGGCTTGCAAGTGGATCGGAATCCAATGGAAATCGATCGAATGGTTGGCGGTAGGATTGACGGTGGGATTAGGATTTGGCTTGCAAGACATGGTGCGAAATCTATTTGGAGGTTTTATAGTCCTGTTTGAAAAACCAGCACGTCTTGGCGATTTGATCACGGTTGGAAAAGTGACGGGACGCGTCGCATCCCAGAAGTTTCGGACGACGGTATTGTCGGACGAAAATGGACGTGAAGTGATTGTTCCCAACAAAAATTTTGTCAATGAGGATGTGGTCCATTGGATGGGCGCGGGACGGTTGAACGTCATCCCGATCGAAGTCGCCATCAATCGCAGCGTCCGACCCGCGGACATTTGCCGAACCCTCCAAGAATTGGTCATCGAGCAACCCGATGTGTTACTGACGCCGTCGCCTCATGCCACCTTGGTTTGTGTCGGAAAACGTTCTCAGCGAATCGAAGTCCGAGCGTGGATCGAAGAGGGACAGGATCCATCAAGGTTTCGCGATGCGTTGCTGAGACTTGTCAAAGACTTCCTGAGGGAGAAAGAGCTGTTGGTCGCCAACCAGCCTTCGCAGCCAGCCATGGAAGAAAAGACAAGTGGCTTGTATCCATCGAAACACCAAACCGTCCGCCGGCGTTCCGCTTAA
- a CDS encoding rhomboid family intramembrane serine protease, with amino-acid sequence MNPSLPPHATFLRFRDRRSCMESRLVLDSAGIPARTFHQDGHWQIAVRAEDYDRVVAELQAYRQEEMADRSPSLGRIPLFSGSLLGLLGYSLGIVSVFILADVSAYGIDWSAVGEMRAGDVVAGQWWRTLTALTLHVDGVHLGSNLVFGCVFGLLAGRILGGGVAWLTIVVAGALGNLINAFVRDADHVSIGASTAVFAALGIMVAHALRPRTLLREKAMKRWSPLVGGVLMLAMLGTGGERTDVMAHVSGFVAGVMIGWIGCRLPDRYLARDDVQFAAGFAAFGIIAVAWIFAVIAVG; translated from the coding sequence ATGAATCCGTCTTTGCCGCCGCATGCGACCTTCCTTCGTTTTCGTGACCGTCGGTCGTGCATGGAATCACGTTTGGTGCTCGATTCGGCAGGAATACCCGCGCGCACCTTTCACCAGGATGGGCATTGGCAAATTGCCGTGCGAGCGGAAGACTACGATCGCGTCGTTGCCGAGTTGCAGGCGTACCGCCAAGAAGAGATGGCAGATCGGTCACCGAGTCTGGGGCGGATTCCCCTCTTCTCAGGTTCGCTCCTTGGCCTGCTCGGTTACTCTCTGGGAATCGTCTCGGTCTTCATCCTAGCGGACGTCTCGGCGTACGGAATCGATTGGTCTGCGGTCGGTGAAATGCGCGCTGGCGACGTTGTCGCCGGCCAATGGTGGCGAACCCTTACCGCACTGACCTTGCACGTCGACGGCGTCCATCTGGGATCCAACTTGGTATTTGGCTGCGTCTTCGGATTGCTAGCTGGCCGAATTCTAGGTGGCGGAGTTGCATGGTTGACCATCGTTGTCGCCGGAGCACTCGGCAATCTGATCAACGCGTTTGTCCGAGATGCAGACCATGTATCGATCGGTGCGTCAACGGCCGTCTTTGCGGCACTGGGCATCATGGTCGCCCACGCGCTGCGGCCACGGACGCTGCTACGCGAAAAGGCTATGAAACGATGGAGCCCATTGGTTGGAGGTGTGTTGATGCTCGCGATGTTGGGCACCGGAGGAGAGCGGACCGATGTGATGGCCCATGTCAGCGGCTTCGTTGCCGGAGTGATGATTGGCTGGATCGGTTGTCGGTTGCCCGATCGTTACCTCGCAAGAGACGACGTTCAGTTCGCCGCCGGCTTTGCGGCATTTGGCATCATCGCTGTCGCCTGGATCTTCGCGGTGATTGCCGTCGGCTAA
- a CDS encoding mechanosensitive ion channel domain-containing protein: MTTIHSLPTTRYALRVPFGVILPIVACVLTCHSPLFSQELQLQLAGSTSPSSETVDAKTIEAGLQEVAENGALDETLKASLQDLYHQAQQNLQATQSSRQNADRFELNASTAADRIREATAEIQKQPTAAKVDVSPETTVETIKQELAATKAKGTEASEQFQQLSTQSAERQKRLAEIPAEQTKVEKELETTRDQLAREVPANETPVQTRARMTQLRSRRESLEAKLNELQKELKAYAVTTDLLPLQTQIAQRQVQKLNAQSEQLQSILSERQRDLAADRVDNLRKDLALVPALLKPMARENIEIAERLHWLVTESAKAAQLMSESQEWFEEVKSAKEKSKERLEKVGLTDALGLMLRNKRDEFESLKTEFRPHADLRQRIEKYQISVFELEDQLQDVQTAIKQWNDTPDASRRDAEQRRLLEEREQLLSEALQAQKSLLQTMLSADTNRRELRLVIDEYIELVDQNVFWIRSAPAFSLGELKNVLPATVWLMNASHWQSVGDQLPRGLMTRPIASWGGCLVVLALFLYRPRLRKTLVILAKEATRFDTTFVVTAKALLITAMLAIAWPALFGLIGWLLLANPSSDPFVLGVGEAFVITAIYIASRELMKEVCRVDGLAEIHFGWDEAIRTMLRFHLRWYTAVGGILIFLIATLNAYGDPTVRETMLRLISIALFIMSALFHSIVFSVRSPIFVQTRRDIPESKSYRWRRVIWGVTTGLPLLFAVMSFSGFLDTAFTLGKLLQFSMLLLVSLLLVMALTFRVLSLHYRDVSRRQAIQRRDKKLSAASSAHSDGLAGDVSIELQEEQTADLPKLDRDTRQLVYVITAAAALFGLSYLWSDVLPAIKIFDRIELWNISIGETVEPVTLRDILYIIGTIVAALFAVRNLPSLLELFILRRTSFDSGARYALTTILRYALIVTAAIIVLNLLSVPWTQLGWLLAAASVGLGFGLQEIVANFVSGIILLLERPVRVGDVVTIDGTTGIVSRIQMRATTVTSWDRKELVVPNKDLITEKLLNWSLSNVVNRLTLQIGVDYDSDLEQVQAILQRVVTEHPDVMDDPPPLINFDTFGDSSLNFTIRFFLANLDRRIGVTHEINIAIMRAFREAGISIPFPQHDVHMKP, translated from the coding sequence ATGACCACAATTCACTCCTTGCCAACCACTCGCTACGCGCTCCGTGTTCCCTTCGGCGTGATCTTGCCGATCGTCGCTTGCGTGCTGACTTGCCATTCGCCGCTGTTTTCCCAGGAATTGCAATTGCAATTGGCTGGATCAACGTCCCCCTCAAGCGAAACCGTTGATGCCAAGACGATTGAAGCGGGACTTCAGGAGGTTGCAGAGAACGGGGCTCTCGATGAAACCCTCAAGGCATCGCTCCAGGACCTCTACCATCAGGCTCAGCAAAACCTACAAGCAACGCAGAGCAGCCGGCAAAATGCCGATCGGTTTGAGCTGAACGCCTCGACCGCTGCGGACCGCATTCGCGAGGCAACGGCGGAGATCCAAAAACAGCCAACCGCGGCCAAGGTCGACGTTTCCCCCGAAACAACCGTCGAAACGATCAAACAGGAATTGGCGGCGACCAAGGCAAAAGGGACAGAAGCCTCCGAGCAATTCCAACAACTTTCGACACAAAGCGCGGAACGGCAAAAGCGGCTTGCCGAAATCCCCGCGGAACAAACCAAAGTCGAAAAGGAACTCGAAACGACACGCGACCAATTGGCTCGAGAAGTTCCAGCAAATGAGACTCCAGTGCAAACTCGCGCACGGATGACGCAGCTCCGATCGCGTCGCGAATCGCTCGAAGCGAAGTTGAATGAATTACAAAAGGAGCTGAAAGCCTACGCGGTGACGACCGATCTGCTTCCGCTGCAAACGCAGATCGCCCAACGTCAAGTCCAGAAGCTGAACGCGCAATCCGAACAGCTACAATCGATCCTATCCGAGCGGCAGCGTGACCTTGCGGCCGACCGGGTCGACAACCTCCGCAAAGACCTTGCGCTCGTACCGGCACTCCTCAAACCAATGGCTCGCGAGAACATCGAGATTGCCGAACGGCTGCACTGGCTCGTTACGGAGTCAGCCAAAGCAGCCCAATTGATGAGCGAATCACAGGAATGGTTCGAAGAGGTCAAGAGTGCCAAAGAGAAATCGAAAGAACGGCTTGAAAAAGTCGGATTGACCGATGCACTTGGCTTGATGTTACGGAACAAACGAGACGAATTCGAAAGCTTGAAAACAGAGTTTCGCCCCCACGCCGACCTGCGTCAAAGAATCGAGAAGTATCAAATCAGCGTCTTTGAACTCGAGGACCAACTTCAAGACGTTCAAACGGCAATCAAGCAATGGAATGACACGCCTGACGCTTCGCGTCGTGATGCGGAACAACGGAGACTCCTCGAAGAACGCGAACAACTGCTTTCAGAGGCCTTGCAAGCACAAAAATCGCTATTGCAGACGATGCTTAGCGCAGACACGAATCGACGTGAACTGCGACTGGTGATTGACGAGTACATCGAATTGGTCGATCAGAACGTTTTCTGGATTCGCAGCGCGCCCGCTTTTTCTCTCGGCGAACTCAAGAACGTCTTGCCAGCGACGGTGTGGCTCATGAATGCGAGTCATTGGCAAAGTGTCGGTGACCAACTACCCCGTGGCCTGATGACACGCCCCATCGCGTCGTGGGGTGGCTGCTTGGTTGTGTTGGCTCTTTTTCTGTATCGCCCCCGGCTACGGAAGACGCTGGTCATCCTGGCGAAAGAAGCAACGCGTTTTGATACCACCTTTGTTGTGACGGCAAAGGCGCTGCTGATCACAGCCATGCTCGCCATTGCCTGGCCCGCCCTGTTTGGGCTGATCGGCTGGCTGTTGCTCGCGAATCCAAGTAGTGATCCGTTCGTACTCGGTGTGGGAGAGGCGTTCGTGATTACGGCGATTTACATCGCTTCGCGAGAGCTGATGAAGGAGGTTTGTCGCGTCGATGGACTCGCGGAAATCCACTTTGGTTGGGATGAAGCCATTCGAACCATGCTAAGGTTTCATCTGCGGTGGTACACCGCGGTCGGTGGCATCTTGATTTTCTTAATAGCAACACTGAATGCGTACGGTGATCCGACTGTTCGCGAAACGATGTTGCGATTGATATCGATCGCATTGTTTATCATGAGTGCCCTGTTTCACTCGATCGTTTTTTCGGTTCGTAGCCCGATCTTTGTTCAAACGCGGCGTGACATTCCTGAGTCCAAGAGTTACCGATGGCGGCGCGTGATTTGGGGCGTGACCACGGGGCTGCCGCTGTTGTTTGCCGTGATGTCGTTTAGCGGTTTTTTGGACACAGCCTTTACGCTGGGGAAACTGCTGCAATTCTCGATGCTGCTGTTAGTTTCGCTGCTGTTAGTGATGGCTCTGACCTTTCGCGTCCTCAGTCTGCATTACCGCGACGTTTCCCGCCGCCAGGCGATTCAACGTCGAGACAAGAAACTGTCCGCAGCAAGCTCAGCTCACTCCGATGGTCTTGCTGGCGACGTCAGCATTGAGCTTCAGGAAGAACAAACTGCCGATTTACCCAAACTGGACCGAGACACACGGCAATTGGTTTACGTGATCACCGCTGCGGCAGCGCTGTTTGGGCTTTCTTACCTTTGGAGCGATGTGCTGCCCGCGATCAAGATTTTTGACCGAATCGAGCTGTGGAACATCAGCATCGGCGAGACGGTCGAGCCGGTAACGCTGCGTGACATTCTGTACATCATTGGCACCATCGTCGCCGCACTCTTTGCTGTGCGGAATCTACCGAGCTTATTGGAGCTCTTTATTCTTCGTCGGACGTCGTTCGACAGCGGTGCCCGCTATGCGTTGACCACCATTTTGCGTTACGCGTTGATCGTGACTGCTGCCATCATCGTCTTGAACTTACTCAGTGTTCCCTGGACTCAACTCGGCTGGCTGCTCGCAGCCGCTTCGGTCGGCCTGGGGTTCGGACTCCAAGAGATTGTGGCCAACTTTGTTTCGGGAATCATTTTGCTTCTGGAACGGCCAGTCCGCGTGGGGGACGTCGTCACGATCGACGGCACCACCGGGATTGTGTCTCGGATCCAAATGCGAGCCACCACCGTCACCAGTTGGGATCGCAAAGAGTTGGTTGTCCCGAACAAGGATTTGATCACGGAAAAACTACTCAATTGGTCGCTGTCGAATGTGGTCAATCGACTGACCCTTCAGATTGGCGTCGACTACGACAGCGATCTCGAACAGGTCCAGGCGATCTTGCAACGCGTCGTCACCGAACATCCCGATGTCATGGATGACCCTCCACCGCTGATCAACTTTGATACGTTTGGCGACAGTTCGCTGAATTTCACGATTCGATTTTTCTTGGCGAATTTGGATCGCCGTATCGGAGTCACTCATGAAATCAACATCGCAATCATGCGGGCATTCCGCGAAGCGGGGATTAGCATCCCGTTCCCACAACACGATGTCCATATGAAACCGTAA